The sequence CTTCTTACTGAAACCACAGACCAATTGTTGGGCTTCTTATTGAAGGCTGTGACAGCCAGTCCAGCTCTCCTGCTTCACATTGATAGAAAAGATTGTTTGGACGCCTCAAGACAAAAATATATTGATAGATATCAAATGGTCAGGGGGCAGCCAGGTAGGGGATCGACATGATGCCATAAGGCCAAGACAGAGGGGTTACACAGCAGTAAGAGTTCAAGTcatgaaaaaaaaacatgcagacaGGTTTAAACATGTCAGAGGCCATGGGAGGGACGAAGAGATGGACAGGCTTAACATATCAGAGGCCAAGGGTGGGACGGAGAGATGGACAGGCTTAACATATCAGAGGCCAAGGGTGGGACGGAGAGATGGACAGGCTTAACATGTCAGAGGCCATGGGAGGGACGAAGAGATGGACAGGCTTAACATATCAGAGGCcaagggagggacggagagatggaCAGGCTTAACATATCAGAGGCcaagggagggacggagagatggaCAGGCTTAACATATCAGAGGCcaagggagggacggagagatggaCAGGCTTAACATATCAGAGGCCAAGGGTGGGACGGAGAGATGGACAGGCTTAACATATCTGAGGCCAAGGAAGGGACGGAGAGTTGGACAGGCTTAACATATCAGAGGCCAAGGGTGGGACGGAGAGATGGACAGGCTTAACATATCAGAGGCCAAGGGTGGGACGGAGAGATGGACAGGCTTAACATATCTGAGGCCAAGGAAGGGACGGAGAGATGGACAGGCTTAACATATCAGAGGCcaagggagggacggagagatggaCAGGCTTAACATATCAGAGGCCAAGGGTGGGACGGAGAGATGAACAGGCTTAACATATCTGAGGCCAAGGGTGGGACGGAGAGATGGACACGCTTAGCATATCAGAGGCCAAGGGTGGGACGGAGAGATGGACAGGCTTAACATATCAGAGGCcaagggagggacggagagatggacagagaaacAATGGATGAATCAAAAATCAATGACATTGgtttccctgctctctctccctctcctcctcctccttttcctcctctacctcctcttcatcctcgtcCAGAGACACCACACCGGAGGAGGCTACGTCTGAGACCTTCCTGTGGGTGGCATAGTCAGGTGGGTACACCTCACCATCTCCTTCTCCCTGGCACACGGTGCCCTCGTAGTCTTTGCAGGGCGTATCGTCGTCCTCCCCGGGTGACAGGTAGGTCTCAGAGTAGGTCACAGAGTAGCAGGGCGACTCCTCCCCCCCTGGCCGGCCCCTCCCACCCCCCAGGCTGTTGAAGtcccctccccctctaaccccctgccCCACCCTCTGGAGGCGGGCCAACAGCAGCTCCTCCCCCCCTTGCAGGGCTGAGAGGATCTTGGCAGCCAGCTCGGCGGTGTTACCGTAGTTGTTACTGCAGTGATGGGTGAGATCTCGCAGTAAGGGGTGTTGCTCGTCCAGGCTGCAGAGGCTGGAGCAGATGGTGTCTGTGGAAGTGGGCGAGGGCCTGTCTCCTCTACCTGCTCCCTCGCAGCACAGCCCCCGCAGACCCAGGTGCTGACACACCTGACTGTGAAGAAGGTCCCTCAGGTAGGGGGGCACCtctggagcgagagaggggggagaagagagacagtgagtgtaCTGAATGACCCTGCCTATTGTCTTACCATGCCTGATGAGGTCTGGTCAcgtggtcaggaaaaactagGAGCCCTACTGATGAGAGAGCAATGTATTGTTATGGAATGACAGCAGACTGACTTCTCAGG comes from Salmo salar chromosome ssa20, Ssal_v3.1, whole genome shotgun sequence and encodes:
- the LOC106581301 gene encoding protein FAM131A isoform X2, which encodes MLPKSRRALTIQEIAALARSSLHGISQAMKDHVTRPTGMAQGRVAHLIEWKGWCKPTDTPAALESDFNNYSDLTEGEQEARFAAGVAEQFAIAEAKLRAWSSVDGDDSNDDSYDEDFIHANEPTTQSTEVPPYLRDLLHSQVCQHLGLRGLCCEGAGRGDRPSPTSTDTICSSLCSLDEQHPLLRDLTHHCSNNYGNTAELAAKILSALQGGEELLLARLQRVGQGVRGGGDFNSLGGGRGRPGGEESPCYSVTYSETYLSPGEDDDTPCKDYEGTVCQGEGDGEVYPPDYATHRKVSDVASSGVVSLDEDEEEVEEEKEEEEREREQGNQCH
- the LOC106581301 gene encoding protein FAM131A isoform X1, producing MVLTALTQFSCKVNVDDTVEMLPKSRRALTIQEIAALARSSLHGISQAMKDHVTRPTGMAQGRVAHLIEWKGWCKPTDTPAALESDFNNYSDLTEGEQEARFAAGVAEQFAIAEAKLRAWSSVDGDDSNDDSYDEDFIHANEPTTQSTEVPPYLRDLLHSQVCQHLGLRGLCCEGAGRGDRPSPTSTDTICSSLCSLDEQHPLLRDLTHHCSNNYGNTAELAAKILSALQGGEELLLARLQRVGQGVRGGGDFNSLGGGRGRPGGEESPCYSVTYSETYLSPGEDDDTPCKDYEGTVCQGEGDGEVYPPDYATHRKVSDVASSGVVSLDEDEEEVEEEKEEEEREREQGNQCH